In a single window of the Pandoraea pulmonicola genome:
- a CDS encoding DUF4136 domain-containing protein, with amino-acid sequence MWKRWGMATLALVSVLLAGCASTVTSQVTAFGDSPGFDGPRTYALTRTAEQQNNQEHATYEQWLRARLAGDGFREQSSASAHYLIGMTYGISQQVMRVAEPVYDPMFAPGPWGPWGPWGRPWGWYGYPYGAPPAYVQRDYPYAVAGLQLRFVDRASGKEVYRVQANTSDAGPSLASAMPFLIDAALKQLPFPSGWTVNVEQTVGQ; translated from the coding sequence ATGTGGAAACGATGGGGAATGGCGACGCTGGCGCTCGTCAGCGTCTTGCTGGCGGGCTGTGCCAGCACGGTCACGAGCCAGGTGACCGCGTTCGGCGATTCGCCGGGCTTCGACGGCCCGCGTACCTACGCGCTCACGCGCACCGCCGAGCAGCAGAACAACCAGGAGCATGCGACTTACGAGCAGTGGCTGCGCGCGCGCCTGGCCGGCGATGGTTTCCGCGAGCAGAGTTCCGCGAGCGCGCACTATCTGATCGGCATGACCTACGGCATTTCGCAGCAGGTCATGCGGGTGGCCGAGCCGGTCTACGATCCGATGTTCGCGCCCGGCCCGTGGGGTCCCTGGGGGCCGTGGGGACGTCCGTGGGGCTGGTACGGTTATCCGTATGGCGCGCCGCCGGCGTATGTCCAGCGTGATTACCCGTATGCGGTGGCGGGGCTGCAGCTGCGCTTCGTCGATCGCGCGAGCGGCAAGGAGGTGTATCGCGTACAGGCGAATACGAGCGACGCCGGACCGTCGCTCGCCTCGGCCATGCCGTTCCTGATCGATGCGGCGCTCAAGCAGTTGCCGTTCCCGAGCGGGTGGACGGTCAACGTCGAGCAGACGGTCGGACAGTAG
- a CDS encoding TMEM165/GDT1 family protein, whose product MSPFLVSTGVVALAEIGDKTQLLSLVLAARFKKPVPIILGIFVATLVNHGFAGAVGEWLSTAVSPAIMKWAVVASFLGMAIWILIPDKLDEDEADTRRKFGVFVSTVITFFIAEMGDKTQIATVMLAARYQDFFGVVAGTTLGMMLANVPAVLVGHKFAGRLPTKAVHAVAAVIFAVLGIITLMQ is encoded by the coding sequence GTGTCCCCATTCCTCGTCTCGACCGGTGTGGTCGCGCTCGCCGAAATCGGCGATAAAACCCAACTGCTGTCCCTCGTGCTCGCCGCGCGCTTCAAGAAGCCCGTGCCGATCATTCTCGGTATTTTCGTCGCCACCCTCGTCAACCATGGCTTTGCCGGCGCCGTCGGCGAATGGCTGTCGACCGCCGTCAGCCCGGCCATCATGAAATGGGCCGTCGTCGCATCGTTCCTCGGCATGGCGATCTGGATCCTCATCCCCGACAAGCTCGACGAAGACGAGGCCGACACGCGCCGCAAGTTCGGCGTGTTCGTCTCGACCGTCATCACGTTCTTCATTGCGGAAATGGGCGACAAGACGCAGATCGCGACCGTGATGCTCGCCGCACGTTATCAGGACTTCTTCGGCGTCGTCGCCGGCACCACGCTGGGCATGATGCTCGCCAACGTGCCGGCGGTGCTGGTCGGCCACAAGTTCGCCGGCCGCCTGCCGACCAAGGCCGTGCATGCCGTGGCCGCCGTGATCTTCGCCGTGCTCGGCATCATCACGCTGATGCAGTAA
- a CDS encoding pentapeptide repeat-containing protein has protein sequence MQVTGDTAFYRRSSSSDDADRPSDSSQPPADEFHDLLAYGPSAKGARDAIRALLGAYAVATKSASIQFGGTCVQFRCDLDLSERFQCAVARVIADERGVTEDNASPCAIARQIWRNFQAAPEATRQWFAKWAAQSVPQGESFNRWTGHAKGAVLQLARGEGTRLDGVELIGMNLNGLKLPSVCMTGSHIRWVSARGADLSGACLRDGHWRNAVFAPLDDDDDVFAQPADFRNADLSGTALDDVSLQGAQCQGARLLRMRRLAVDFSQACLDDAHISLDPQAFARLPDCGLRNDDDTGSARPWGVLHSIASIDARHVGLKRELMHQFIDIVRHTGRAESLVWDHIDIWLDTLEDPLYWADLHVTAFIDDFLPMGLLPKWNVSIMPADLTHRQLAFYMQYLLDIAAEPGWVTSCQGAIHQIVDAARAHASLNALAHALCDTFHSHEDVAPAVGALEAVLPGLAQDTCLFIDAHRLDAVACEPALLRAVARRERLPPWGHVYCLSRPAPDAPFAVVPNGSPLQALLPSRLLHDAYVASSCAQRQLCASVFDALLPPPASTVHGIHGSHDDLDTGDAVEASDTSEEFDAVDTVDAADAVDAENAADVGGGDLARERFLHAVMAACGYQPGPDPAPDLTSHAWQLRLPRMLSPCLLDMPDTGVALPRQVAGARLRAPVRRAMLEALAAALPVLHEMTHGPAAMLLIESLRHVRLSSSLGLGTETSSPYALRQTACALLNEAMAMSASLVTDATASAWRDVLVGNTPELARCTAMLAGDITAHVLSPSAPRELRLAYDAIYPHAWR, from the coding sequence ATGCAGGTCACCGGTGACACAGCGTTCTATCGACGCTCAAGCTCCAGCGACGACGCCGACCGTCCGTCCGATTCGTCCCAGCCACCCGCCGACGAGTTTCACGACCTTCTGGCGTACGGCCCCTCGGCCAAAGGCGCGCGCGACGCAATTCGCGCCCTGTTGGGCGCCTACGCCGTCGCCACGAAATCGGCGTCGATTCAGTTCGGAGGCACCTGCGTGCAATTTCGGTGCGACCTCGATCTGTCAGAGCGATTTCAGTGCGCCGTCGCCCGGGTCATTGCCGACGAACGGGGAGTGACGGAAGACAACGCTTCCCCATGCGCCATCGCACGGCAGATCTGGCGAAACTTCCAGGCGGCGCCCGAAGCCACACGCCAGTGGTTTGCCAAATGGGCGGCGCAGTCGGTGCCTCAGGGCGAATCGTTCAATCGCTGGACGGGGCATGCCAAGGGGGCGGTGCTGCAATTGGCTCGAGGTGAAGGCACGCGGCTGGACGGCGTCGAGCTGATCGGCATGAATCTGAACGGTTTGAAGCTGCCGTCGGTTTGCATGACGGGTTCGCACATCCGCTGGGTAAGCGCGCGCGGCGCCGACCTCTCGGGTGCGTGCTTGCGTGACGGCCATTGGCGAAATGCCGTCTTTGCGCCGCTGGATGACGACGACGACGTATTCGCGCAGCCTGCCGACTTTCGCAATGCCGACCTGAGCGGCACCGCCCTCGACGACGTGTCGCTGCAGGGGGCGCAATGCCAGGGCGCCAGGCTATTGAGAATGCGCAGGCTCGCCGTCGATTTCTCCCAGGCCTGTCTTGACGACGCGCATATCTCGCTGGATCCGCAAGCCTTCGCCCGCTTGCCCGACTGTGGTTTGCGCAACGATGACGACACCGGAAGCGCTCGCCCCTGGGGTGTGTTGCACAGCATCGCTTCGATCGATGCGCGCCACGTCGGCCTCAAGCGCGAACTCATGCATCAGTTCATCGATATCGTTCGCCACACCGGGCGCGCCGAGTCGCTCGTCTGGGACCATATCGACATCTGGCTCGACACGCTGGAGGATCCCCTCTACTGGGCCGATCTGCACGTGACGGCGTTCATCGACGACTTTCTGCCGATGGGACTGCTGCCCAAGTGGAACGTCTCGATCATGCCCGCCGACCTGACGCACAGGCAGTTGGCGTTCTACATGCAATACCTGCTCGATATCGCCGCCGAGCCGGGATGGGTCACGTCGTGTCAGGGCGCCATCCACCAGATCGTGGACGCCGCGCGTGCACATGCCAGCCTGAACGCGCTCGCGCACGCGCTTTGCGATACGTTTCACTCGCATGAAGACGTCGCACCGGCCGTCGGTGCATTGGAAGCCGTGCTCCCCGGACTGGCGCAGGACACCTGCCTGTTCATCGACGCGCACAGGCTCGACGCCGTCGCGTGCGAGCCCGCGCTGCTCCGCGCCGTCGCCCGGCGAGAACGCCTGCCGCCGTGGGGGCACGTCTATTGCCTGTCGAGACCCGCACCGGACGCCCCCTTCGCGGTCGTGCCGAACGGCAGCCCCTTGCAGGCGCTGCTACCTTCGCGTTTGCTTCACGACGCCTACGTCGCCTCGTCGTGCGCTCAACGGCAGCTTTGCGCGTCGGTGTTCGACGCCCTGCTCCCCCCGCCAGCGTCAACGGTGCACGGCATCCACGGCAGTCACGATGACCTCGATACCGGCGACGCAGTTGAAGCGAGTGATACGAGTGAGGAGTTTGATGCGGTTGATACCGTTGATGCCGCTGATGCGGTCGATGCCGAGAATGCAGCCGATGTCGGCGGCGGTGACCTTGCGCGTGAGCGTTTTCTGCACGCCGTCATGGCGGCGTGCGGCTATCAGCCCGGCCCCGACCCGGCGCCCGATCTGACGAGCCACGCGTGGCAACTCCGGTTGCCGCGCATGCTCTCTCCTTGCCTTCTCGACATGCCGGACACTGGCGTCGCACTGCCGCGTCAGGTGGCGGGTGCACGCTTGCGCGCGCCGGTTCGCCGCGCCATGCTCGAGGCGCTCGCGGCGGCCCTTCCCGTCCTGCATGAGATGACGCACGGGCCTGCCGCGATGTTGCTGATCGAATCGCTGCGGCATGTCCGGCTCAGTTCGAGCCTGGGGTTGGGCACCGAAACCTCCTCGCCCTACGCGCTGCGGCAAACCGCTTGCGCGCTGCTCAACGAAGCGATGGCGATGTCGGCCTCCCTGGTCACGGACGCCACGGCGAGCGCATGGCGCGACGTGCTGGTCGGCAACACGCCCGAGCTCGCCCGATGCACGGCAATGCTCGCTGGTGACATCACGGCCCATGTCCTGTCTCCGTCGGCGCCGCGCGAGCTGAGACTCGCCTACGATGCGATTTACCCGCACGCCTGGCGTTGA
- the pepN gene encoding aminopeptidase N gives MLRTDLAGVIQRSDYTPPAYLIDTVQLDFDLAPDVTTVTSRLRVRRNPAGGGGDLELAGQGLQLVSLELDGKPWAGYRTGEETLSVEAPPEAFELTLVTRCRPQENTSLMGLYVSGGNFFTQCEAEGFRKITYFLDRPDVMATYTVTLRADREAYPVLLANGNLIDKGDLPDGRHFAVWDDPFKKPSYLFALVAGRLVCREERIVAGDGREKLLQVWVQPQDLDKTEHAMHSLVNSIRWDEERFGRVLDLDRFMIVAVSDFNMGAMENKGLNIFNTKYVLADAATATDDDFGNIEAVVGHEYFHNWTGNRVTCRDWFQLSLKEGLTVFRDQEFSADMMGSESGRAVKRIDDVRVLRQAQFPEDAGPMAHPVRPESYVEINNFYTVTVYEKGAEVVRMYQTLLGRDGFRRGMDLYFERHDGQAVTCDDFRAAMADANQRDLTQFGRWYSQAGTPRVTVETAYDEDARTYTLTLTQRCPKVGVELQDETLVKQPFHIPFAVGLLDRDGRDIVLRLAGEAGGANGVNDMPAATTRVLDFTQERQSFTFVDVPHNPMPSLLRGFSAPVIVEHEYTIDELAFLMAHDSDPFNRWEAGQRLATRQLLALVESIQLGQLPSVDSYVLEAFRQVLRDESLDPAFRAQALTLPAESYLGEQMTEIDPAAIHAARQYLRQRLAASLHTEWLAAYHNHRVPGPYRPDAASAGERALKNLALSYLMELSDAGVAQTARTQYDTADNMTDRFAALAALVQRGGAAREGEAAHGPNHAAEALEDYYQRFEHEPLVIDKWFALQAMQRGDGSHCVIDAVRALMRHPAFTLKNPNRARSLIFSFCSGNPAQFHATDGSGYRFWAEQVLALDALNPQVAARLARVLDRWRKYTPALREHMREALGEVSRHTSLSKDVREIVEKALA, from the coding sequence ATGCTCAGAACCGACCTCGCAGGCGTAATTCAGCGCTCCGACTATACGCCCCCGGCGTACCTGATCGACACCGTCCAACTCGACTTCGACCTCGCCCCCGATGTCACCACCGTGACCAGCCGCCTGCGCGTGCGCCGCAATCCGGCGGGCGGCGGCGGCGACCTCGAACTCGCGGGGCAGGGGCTGCAACTGGTGAGCCTCGAGCTCGATGGCAAACCGTGGGCCGGTTACCGCACGGGAGAGGAGACGCTGAGCGTCGAAGCGCCACCCGAGGCGTTCGAGCTCACGCTCGTCACGCGCTGCCGTCCGCAGGAAAACACGTCGCTCATGGGGCTGTACGTCTCGGGCGGCAACTTCTTCACCCAGTGCGAAGCCGAGGGCTTTCGCAAGATCACCTATTTCCTCGATCGCCCGGACGTGATGGCCACCTACACCGTCACGTTGCGCGCCGATCGCGAAGCCTATCCGGTGCTGCTGGCCAACGGCAACCTGATCGACAAGGGCGATCTGCCCGACGGGCGTCACTTCGCCGTATGGGACGACCCGTTCAAGAAGCCCAGCTACCTGTTTGCGCTGGTGGCCGGCCGGCTGGTCTGCCGCGAGGAGCGCATCGTCGCCGGGGATGGCCGCGAGAAGCTGCTTCAGGTCTGGGTGCAGCCGCAGGATCTGGACAAGACCGAGCACGCCATGCACTCGCTCGTCAACTCGATCCGTTGGGACGAGGAGCGCTTCGGCCGGGTGCTGGACCTCGATCGCTTCATGATCGTCGCCGTGAGCGACTTCAACATGGGCGCGATGGAAAACAAGGGCTTGAACATCTTCAACACGAAGTACGTGCTGGCCGATGCCGCCACCGCGACCGACGACGACTTCGGCAACATCGAGGCCGTCGTGGGCCACGAGTACTTCCACAACTGGACCGGCAACCGCGTGACGTGCCGCGACTGGTTCCAGTTGAGCCTAAAGGAAGGCCTGACCGTCTTCCGCGATCAGGAATTCTCGGCCGACATGATGGGCTCCGAGTCGGGCCGGGCGGTCAAGCGCATCGACGACGTGCGCGTGCTGCGTCAGGCGCAGTTTCCCGAGGACGCAGGCCCGATGGCTCACCCGGTTCGCCCGGAGAGCTACGTCGAAATCAACAACTTCTATACGGTCACCGTCTACGAGAAAGGCGCCGAAGTCGTGCGCATGTACCAGACGCTGCTCGGCCGCGACGGCTTCCGGCGCGGCATGGACCTGTACTTCGAGCGTCACGACGGTCAGGCCGTGACGTGCGACGACTTCCGCGCCGCGATGGCCGACGCCAACCAGCGCGACCTCACGCAGTTCGGCCGCTGGTACAGCCAGGCCGGCACGCCTCGCGTGACGGTCGAGACGGCTTATGACGAGGACGCCCGCACCTATACCCTCACGCTCACGCAGCGCTGCCCGAAGGTCGGTGTGGAGTTGCAGGACGAAACGCTGGTCAAGCAGCCGTTCCATATCCCGTTCGCCGTCGGCCTGCTCGATCGCGACGGCCGCGACATCGTGCTGCGCCTGGCCGGCGAGGCGGGCGGGGCGAACGGGGTGAACGATATGCCGGCAGCGACCACACGTGTGCTCGACTTCACGCAGGAGCGTCAGAGCTTCACGTTCGTGGACGTGCCGCACAACCCGATGCCGTCGTTGCTGCGCGGCTTCTCGGCGCCGGTCATCGTCGAGCACGAATACACCATCGACGAGCTCGCGTTCCTGATGGCGCACGACAGCGATCCGTTCAACCGCTGGGAAGCGGGTCAACGCCTGGCCACGCGTCAGTTGCTCGCGCTTGTCGAATCGATTCAGTTGGGACAGTTGCCGAGCGTCGACAGCTACGTGCTCGAAGCCTTCCGCCAGGTACTGCGCGACGAGTCGCTCGACCCGGCGTTCCGCGCCCAGGCGCTCACGCTGCCCGCCGAGTCGTATCTCGGCGAACAGATGACGGAGATCGATCCGGCAGCCATCCATGCGGCGCGTCAGTACCTGCGTCAGCGTCTGGCGGCGTCGCTTCACACCGAATGGCTTGCGGCGTATCACAATCATCGCGTGCCGGGGCCGTATCGCCCGGATGCCGCTTCGGCCGGCGAGCGTGCGCTGAAGAATCTCGCACTCTCATACCTGATGGAGCTCTCGGACGCGGGCGTCGCGCAGACCGCGCGCACGCAATACGACACGGCCGACAACATGACCGATCGTTTCGCCGCGCTCGCCGCCCTCGTGCAGCGCGGCGGTGCGGCACGCGAAGGCGAGGCCGCCCACGGCCCGAATCATGCCGCCGAAGCGCTCGAGGACTACTACCAGCGTTTCGAGCACGAACCGCTCGTCATCGACAAGTGGTTCGCATTGCAGGCCATGCAGCGCGGCGACGGCAGCCATTGCGTGATCGACGCCGTGCGCGCTCTCATGCGTCACCCGGCCTTCACGCTCAAGAACCCGAACCGCGCGCGCTCGCTGATCTTCAGCTTCTGCAGCGGCAACCCGGCCCAGTTCCATGCGACCGATGGCTCGGGTTATCGCTTCTGGGCAGAACAAGTGCTCGCGCTCGACGCCCTGAACCCGCAAGTGGCCGCACGTCTGGCCCGCGTGCTCGATCGCTGGCGCAAGTACACGCCGGCACTGCGCGAGCACATGCGCGAAGCACTGGGCGAGGTCTCGCGCCACACGTCGCTGTCGAAGGACGTGCGCGAGATCGTCGAGAAGGCGCTCGCCTGA
- a CDS encoding NCS2 family permease — protein MAGAQPASTPSLLDRYFGIGALGSTVRTEVIAGITTFLAAMYIIVVNPAILSKTGMAFPAALTATVLISFFGSCAMGLYARNPVLVAPGMGLNALFAFTMVHGVGMPWQTALGCVFWSGILFALLAALNVRRFVVEAIPANLRYAISCGIGLFITVIGLVNARLVVSDPVTVVRLAHLSPPTLTFLIGLALTTVLVARRVNGALMIGIVATTLMAVPIGRLWGDGSAYFPKEIATATLVNFQGFFAAPDFSGIGQLDLRGALKVAYLPFIFVMLFTAFFDTLSTFMSIAEAGNMKDRDGNPRNMRQAMIVDSFSVLISGPLGTSPANAYIESAAGIAQGGRTGLTALVCALLFLPFLFLSPMLSLVPAIATAPALILVGVFMMESVARIEWHRMDEAIPSFIALVMIPISYSITDGIAYSFLAFVVLKLFTGRVKEIKPAMWIVAVLAVLLLTQM, from the coding sequence GTGGCGGGCGCGCAACCGGCCTCGACGCCCTCGTTGCTCGACCGGTATTTCGGTATCGGCGCACTCGGCTCGACCGTGCGCACCGAAGTGATCGCCGGTATCACGACCTTCCTCGCGGCGATGTACATCATCGTCGTGAACCCGGCCATTCTGTCCAAGACGGGCATGGCCTTCCCGGCCGCGCTTACGGCCACCGTGCTCATCAGCTTCTTCGGCAGCTGTGCGATGGGTCTGTATGCGCGCAACCCCGTGCTGGTGGCGCCCGGCATGGGCCTGAACGCACTGTTCGCATTCACCATGGTCCACGGCGTGGGCATGCCGTGGCAGACGGCGCTCGGCTGCGTTTTCTGGTCGGGCATCCTGTTCGCGCTGCTCGCCGCGCTCAACGTGCGCCGCTTCGTCGTCGAAGCGATTCCGGCCAACCTGCGCTACGCGATTTCCTGCGGCATCGGTCTGTTCATCACCGTGATTGGCCTGGTCAACGCCAGGCTCGTGGTAAGCGATCCGGTCACCGTGGTGCGCCTCGCCCATCTGTCGCCGCCCACGCTCACCTTCCTCATCGGTCTGGCGCTCACGACGGTGCTCGTCGCGCGTCGCGTGAACGGTGCACTGATGATCGGCATCGTCGCCACCACGTTGATGGCCGTTCCGATCGGCCGCCTGTGGGGCGATGGCAGCGCGTATTTCCCGAAGGAGATCGCCACCGCCACGCTGGTCAACTTCCAGGGCTTCTTCGCCGCGCCGGACTTCTCGGGCATCGGCCAGCTGGACCTGCGGGGCGCGCTGAAGGTGGCGTATCTGCCGTTCATCTTCGTGATGCTCTTCACTGCGTTCTTTGATACGCTCTCGACCTTCATGAGCATTGCCGAAGCCGGTAACATGAAGGATCGCGACGGCAATCCGCGCAATATGCGTCAGGCGATGATCGTCGATTCGTTCTCGGTGCTGATTTCCGGCCCGCTCGGCACGAGCCCGGCGAACGCCTACATCGAATCGGCCGCCGGTATCGCCCAGGGCGGACGCACGGGCCTCACGGCGCTGGTTTGCGCCCTGCTGTTCCTGCCATTCCTGTTCCTGTCGCCAATGCTCTCGCTGGTGCCCGCCATCGCAACCGCCCCCGCGCTGATTCTGGTCGGCGTGTTTATGATGGAGTCGGTGGCGCGTATCGAGTGGCATCGCATGGACGAGGCCATCCCGAGCTTCATCGCGCTCGTGATGATTCCGATCTCGTACTCGATCACCGACGGCATTGCCTACAGTTTTCTCGCGTTCGTCGTACTCAAGCTGTTCACGGGACGCGTGAAGGAAATCAAGCCGGCGATGTGGATTGTCGCCGTGCTGGCCGTGCTGCTGCTCACGCAAATGTAA
- the guaD gene encoding guanine deaminase has translation MSPTNQALRDTRAVRAQLVYFTHDPARASLDGTPGTVHHTDGIVAFENGRITAVGDYAKVAPTLPAGTPIEDLRGKVVTPGFIDTHIHYPQTDMIASPAPGLLPWLEKYTFPTERRFENPEYAADVAQFFLDELLRGGTTSAMVYCTVHPGSVNAFFEASDARNLRMIAGKVMMDRNCPEFLRDTAESGARDSETLIQRWHNKGRQLYALTPRFAPTSTEAQLGVCGELAQRYDDVFIQSHVAENTDEVEWVRSLFPGHRSYLDVYDHYKLLRRRAVYGHCIWLDEHDRRRMFETGTVAAHCPTSNQFLGSGLFDFAAAEATRMPVTLATDVGGGSTFSMLQTMNEAHKVARLSGYHLSAERMFYLATEGAAHALDLHGVIGTLAVGAEADFVVLDPKATPLLARRTAQAESLEELLFAFAMLGDDRAVAATYAAGKPVHRRAAH, from the coding sequence ATGTCCCCCACGAACCAAGCCCTGCGAGACACACGTGCGGTGCGCGCGCAACTGGTCTACTTCACGCACGACCCGGCGCGCGCTTCGCTCGACGGCACGCCCGGCACCGTGCACCACACCGACGGCATCGTCGCCTTCGAAAACGGCCGCATCACGGCCGTGGGCGACTATGCCAAGGTGGCGCCCACGCTGCCGGCAGGCACGCCCATCGAGGATCTGCGCGGCAAGGTCGTCACGCCCGGTTTCATCGACACGCACATTCACTATCCGCAGACCGACATGATCGCGTCGCCGGCGCCGGGGCTGCTGCCGTGGCTCGAGAAGTACACCTTCCCGACCGAGCGGCGCTTCGAGAATCCGGAATATGCGGCCGACGTCGCCCAGTTCTTCCTCGACGAACTGCTGCGCGGCGGAACCACGAGCGCGATGGTCTACTGCACGGTGCACCCCGGCTCGGTCAACGCCTTCTTCGAGGCGAGCGATGCGCGCAACCTGCGCATGATCGCCGGCAAGGTGATGATGGATCGCAACTGTCCGGAATTTCTGCGCGACACCGCCGAGAGCGGCGCACGCGACAGCGAGACGCTGATCCAGCGCTGGCACAACAAGGGTCGCCAGCTCTACGCGCTTACGCCGCGCTTCGCGCCGACGTCGACCGAGGCGCAGCTCGGCGTGTGCGGCGAGCTGGCCCAGCGCTACGATGACGTCTTCATCCAGAGCCACGTGGCCGAAAACACCGACGAGGTGGAATGGGTGCGCTCGCTGTTCCCGGGACATCGCAGCTATCTCGACGTCTACGATCACTACAAGCTGTTGCGCAGGCGCGCGGTGTACGGTCACTGCATCTGGCTCGACGAGCACGATCGCCGCCGCATGTTCGAGACGGGCACGGTCGCGGCGCATTGCCCGACGTCGAACCAGTTTCTCGGCAGCGGCCTGTTCGACTTCGCCGCCGCTGAGGCCACTCGCATGCCGGTCACGCTCGCGACCGACGTGGGCGGCGGCTCCACTTTCTCGATGTTGCAGACGATGAACGAAGCGCACAAGGTCGCGCGTCTGTCGGGCTATCACCTCTCGGCCGAACGGATGTTCTATCTGGCCACCGAGGGCGCCGCGCATGCGCTGGATCTGCACGGCGTGATCGGCACCTTGGCCGTGGGTGCGGAAGCCGACTTCGTGGTGCTCGATCCGAAGGCCACGCCGTTGCTCGCGCGTCGCACGGCACAAGCCGAATCGCTCGAAGAACTGCTGTTCGCGTTCGCGATGCTCGGCGACGATCGCGCCGTCGCCGCCACTTATGCGGCCGGCAAGCCGGTGCATCGCCGCGCGGCACACTAA
- a CDS encoding type III secretion system chaperone, producing the protein MTLDFYGRLLREFGAATGIGRLSFNDDGVCVFVVDGGVHCALAYIANDDSLTMLCELPCDDAPLANDLCLSKMVETSLNSLAGDAPSVGRDPISGAWIAYRRLARHALNVEMLSEALSEFVLWALQKLNAPVDAQSDIDRADRRVFGENITRVV; encoded by the coding sequence ATGACGTTGGACTTTTATGGCCGGCTGTTGCGGGAGTTCGGTGCGGCAACGGGAATCGGCCGGCTGTCGTTCAACGACGATGGTGTGTGTGTCTTCGTCGTGGACGGGGGCGTTCATTGCGCGCTGGCGTATATCGCGAACGACGACTCGCTGACCATGCTCTGCGAGCTGCCTTGCGACGATGCGCCCCTGGCAAACGATCTGTGTCTGTCGAAGATGGTCGAAACCTCGCTCAACTCGCTGGCCGGCGATGCGCCGAGTGTCGGGCGCGACCCGATCTCGGGGGCGTGGATCGCTTACCGGCGCCTTGCGCGACACGCCCTGAACGTGGAAATGCTCTCGGAAGCACTGTCGGAATTCGTCCTCTGGGCGTTGCAAAAACTGAATGCGCCCGTCGACGCGCAATCGGATATCGATCGCGCCGACAGGCGGGTCTTCGGTGAAAACATAACAAGGGTCGTCTGA